One window of Posidoniimonas polymericola genomic DNA carries:
- a CDS encoding SelT/SelW/SelH family protein, with protein MKPTIQITYCTGCRWMLRAAWMAQELLSTFEQELGGVTLKPGEGGVFEIAVEGQRVWSREHDGGFPEIKVLKQRVRDAIAPGKSLGHSDK; from the coding sequence ACCATTCAGATCACCTACTGCACCGGCTGCCGGTGGATGCTGCGTGCGGCGTGGATGGCCCAGGAGCTGCTATCGACCTTCGAGCAGGAGCTGGGCGGTGTGACCTTGAAACCGGGCGAGGGGGGCGTGTTCGAGATCGCCGTGGAGGGCCAGCGGGTCTGGTCCCGCGAGCATGATGGCGGGTTTCCGGAGATCAAGGTCCTCAAGCAGCGGGTCCGCGACGCTATCGCGCCAGGGAAATCATTGGGGCACTCGGATAAGTGA
- a CDS encoding hydroxypyruvate isomerase family protein translates to MQRRDFLASAAAAGLAVSAGAPTARAASAQRQFHLKYAPHFGMLDNLAGRDEVAQLEFAADQGFTAWEDNGMKGRPVEQQEKLAKAMDRLGMTMGVFVAYGIGSFGKKSFTSDDAGMKEEVLKEITESVEVAKRVNAKWMTVVPGAFDNHLEEGYQTANCIELLKRCSEILEPHGMVMVLEPLNWWANHPGLFLRETPQAFNICRAVGSPSCKILFDIYHQQIQEGNLIPNIDRAWSEIGYFQCGDNPGRKEPGTGEINYNNVFKHLYEKGFEGVMGMEHGKSIGGAEGDQALIDAYVRADDF, encoded by the coding sequence ATGCAACGCCGTGACTTCCTGGCTTCCGCCGCCGCCGCGGGCCTCGCTGTTTCCGCTGGGGCTCCCACCGCCCGGGCCGCGTCCGCCCAACGCCAGTTCCACCTGAAGTACGCGCCGCACTTCGGCATGCTCGACAACCTGGCGGGCCGCGACGAGGTCGCGCAGCTCGAGTTCGCCGCCGACCAGGGGTTCACCGCCTGGGAAGACAACGGCATGAAGGGCCGCCCGGTCGAGCAGCAGGAGAAGCTCGCGAAGGCGATGGATCGGCTCGGCATGACGATGGGCGTGTTCGTGGCGTACGGCATCGGCTCGTTCGGCAAGAAGTCGTTCACCAGCGACGACGCCGGCATGAAGGAGGAGGTGCTCAAGGAGATCACCGAGAGCGTGGAGGTCGCCAAGCGGGTGAACGCCAAGTGGATGACCGTTGTGCCCGGCGCGTTCGACAACCACCTCGAAGAGGGCTACCAGACCGCCAATTGCATCGAGCTTCTGAAGCGTTGCTCAGAGATCCTCGAGCCGCACGGGATGGTGATGGTGCTCGAGCCGCTGAACTGGTGGGCCAACCACCCGGGCCTGTTCCTCCGCGAGACGCCTCAGGCGTTCAACATCTGCCGCGCGGTCGGCAGCCCGTCGTGCAAGATCCTATTTGACATCTACCACCAGCAGATCCAGGAGGGGAACCTGATCCCCAACATCGACCGCGCGTGGAGCGAGATCGGCTACTTCCAGTGCGGCGACAACCCGGGCCGCAAGGAGCCTGGAACCGGCGAGATCAACTACAACAACGTCTTCAAGCACCTGTACGAGAAGGGCTTCGAGGGCGTGATGGGCATGGAGCACGGCAAGAGCATCGGCGGCGCTGAGGGCGACCAGGCGCTGATCGACGCCTACGTGCGGGCGGATGATTTTTAG
- a CDS encoding ThuA domain-containing protein yields the protein MATLLPRLLLLLATLLTCLTGSTAHAADDDPADSDRPARVLFVTQSGGFQHSSVTRKPHELSHSERVLKQLGVESGEFRVDCTQDVEKEFKPELIENYDIVAFFTTGTMYDQSRILPIDKETLDWFLNDWLKQKGHGFLGVHAAADTFEDYEPYWDMIGGSFDGHPWTSNATVTISVHDTEHPAAKPWGDEFTITDEIYQFKHWQPEKVRVLMSLNMAKTDLKKPYHVPVLWVKEYGDGRAMHMSMGHREDVWSNEKYQQSLLGGIRWLLGREEADATPNPEVSAAEDEKAKAAVEAAAVGG from the coding sequence ATGGCGACCCTTCTCCCTCGGCTGCTCCTTCTACTGGCAACCCTGCTCACCTGCCTAACGGGATCGACTGCCCACGCGGCCGACGACGACCCGGCCGACAGCGACCGCCCCGCGCGGGTGTTGTTCGTCACGCAGAGCGGGGGCTTCCAGCACTCGTCCGTCACCCGCAAGCCGCACGAGCTGTCGCACTCGGAGCGGGTGCTGAAGCAGCTGGGCGTCGAGAGCGGCGAGTTCCGTGTCGACTGCACGCAGGACGTCGAAAAGGAGTTTAAGCCGGAGCTGATCGAGAACTACGACATCGTCGCGTTCTTCACCACCGGCACGATGTACGACCAGTCGCGGATCCTGCCGATCGACAAGGAGACCCTCGACTGGTTCCTCAATGACTGGCTGAAGCAGAAGGGGCACGGCTTCCTCGGCGTGCACGCCGCGGCCGACACCTTCGAGGACTACGAGCCGTACTGGGACATGATCGGCGGCTCGTTCGACGGCCACCCGTGGACCTCGAACGCGACCGTCACGATCAGTGTGCACGACACCGAGCACCCGGCCGCCAAGCCGTGGGGCGACGAGTTCACCATCACCGACGAGATCTACCAGTTCAAGCACTGGCAGCCCGAGAAGGTCCGCGTGCTGATGAGCCTGAACATGGCGAAGACCGACCTCAAGAAGCCGTACCACGTGCCGGTGCTGTGGGTCAAAGAGTACGGTGACGGCCGCGCGATGCACATGAGCATGGGCCACCGCGAGGACGTCTGGAGCAACGAGAAGTACCAGCAGTCGCTCTTGGGCGGCATCCGCTGGCTGCTCGGCCGCGAAGAAGCCGACGCCACGCCGAACCCCGAAGTCTCTGCCGCCGAAGACGAGAAGGCCAAGGCCGCGGTGGAAGCAGCAGCGGTCGGCGGCTGA
- a CDS encoding polysaccharide biosynthesis/export family protein, translating to MPLNPSPSLRRLLTPRFSLKSMLVLVLGIAIGYSLNVYTLQVLLGYPSEGLLVSLPEYVVEPPDVVTLDVVADAPDELTKLQGEHLVGPDGRIVLGEFGSVYVTGLTLEEAQAAIEKQLGLPRDGAKTIALDVFAYNSKRFFVISKNPVAGDSITQLPITGNDTVLDALAQMGGSQTADAKIYISRPSAKGNGAAAVLPVNYEEVLRGVTRTNYQLLPGDRLFVEPPTKPMPAPRGLVTPVQPPAAMAVEQAERTS from the coding sequence ATGCCGCTCAACCCCTCGCCCAGCTTGCGCCGGCTGCTTACCCCCCGCTTCAGCCTCAAGAGCATGCTGGTGCTCGTGCTGGGGATCGCGATTGGCTACTCGCTGAACGTGTACACGCTGCAGGTCCTGCTGGGCTACCCGAGCGAGGGACTCCTGGTCTCGCTGCCAGAGTACGTCGTCGAGCCGCCGGATGTCGTCACGCTCGACGTGGTTGCCGACGCGCCAGACGAACTGACCAAGCTCCAGGGCGAGCATCTGGTGGGGCCAGACGGCAGGATCGTTCTCGGCGAGTTTGGCTCGGTCTATGTTACTGGTCTGACGCTGGAAGAGGCGCAGGCAGCGATCGAGAAGCAGCTCGGCTTGCCTCGGGATGGGGCAAAAACGATCGCCCTCGATGTGTTCGCCTACAACAGCAAGCGGTTCTTTGTGATTTCCAAGAATCCGGTCGCTGGCGACAGCATCACGCAGCTGCCAATCACCGGCAACGACACCGTGCTCGACGCACTGGCGCAGATGGGCGGGTCCCAGACGGCCGATGCAAAAATCTATATCTCGCGGCCGAGCGCCAAGGGGAACGGCGCCGCGGCGGTGCTGCCAGTCAATTACGAGGAGGTCCTGCGGGGCGTCACCCGTACCAACTACCAGCTGCTGCCGGGCGACCGGCTGTTCGTCGAGCCGCCTACCAAGCCAATGCCGGCGCCGCGTGGATTAGTGACGCCAGTCCAACCGCCGGCGGCGATGGCGGTTGAGCAGGCAGAACGCACCTCGTAG
- a CDS encoding site-2 protease family protein, whose protein sequence is MSNPSPPNPADADPPNPADGPEAAAPSPSPAPAEYREMRASDIDSRVKPRAPRRRVQRGVRLPLSLFIATCLSTFWVGAANWNPTDPQYLGTYERIWATIAGNWQQGVYYMLAVLAILLTHEMGHFLMTLRHRIPASYPLCIPVPINPIGTMGAVISMDGMRANRKEIFDIGLAGPLAGLAVAIPILWIGVGQLDLSRPPQPDEVELYNPVIVRWMIEARHPEWAEQSSWVGISQLAGNPLFMAGWVGMLVTGLNMLPVSQLDGGHTIHGLFGEESYKIARGFTIVAIAYVVMYIEQASIWTLMLVLVILMGIHHPPTSDDSIELDDRRWLIGVASLSIPILCFPLLGIKT, encoded by the coding sequence ATGAGCAACCCTTCCCCGCCCAACCCGGCCGACGCCGACCCGCCCAACCCGGCCGACGGCCCCGAGGCCGCGGCCCCCAGCCCGTCGCCGGCCCCCGCCGAGTACCGCGAGATGCGGGCGTCGGACATCGACTCGCGGGTCAAGCCGCGGGCGCCCCGCCGCCGGGTCCAACGCGGCGTGCGGCTGCCGTTGTCGTTGTTCATCGCCACGTGCCTGTCGACTTTTTGGGTGGGCGCCGCCAACTGGAACCCGACTGACCCGCAGTACCTGGGGACCTACGAACGGATCTGGGCGACCATCGCCGGCAACTGGCAGCAGGGCGTCTACTACATGCTGGCGGTGCTGGCGATCCTGCTGACGCACGAGATGGGCCACTTCCTGATGACCCTGCGGCACCGCATCCCGGCCAGCTACCCGCTGTGCATCCCGGTGCCGATCAACCCGATCGGCACGATGGGCGCCGTGATCAGCATGGACGGCATGCGCGCCAACCGGAAAGAGATTTTCGATATTGGACTCGCGGGCCCGCTGGCCGGGCTGGCCGTGGCGATCCCGATCTTGTGGATCGGCGTCGGGCAGCTCGACCTGTCCCGCCCGCCGCAGCCCGACGAGGTCGAGCTGTACAACCCGGTGATCGTCCGCTGGATGATCGAGGCCCGCCACCCCGAGTGGGCCGAGCAGAGCTCGTGGGTCGGCATCTCGCAGCTGGCGGGAAACCCGCTGTTCATGGCGGGCTGGGTCGGCATGCTGGTGACCGGCCTGAACATGCTGCCGGTCAGCCAGCTCGACGGCGGGCACACCATCCACGGGCTGTTCGGCGAGGAGTCGTACAAAATCGCCCGCGGCTTCACCATCGTGGCGATCGCGTACGTGGTGATGTACATCGAGCAGGCGTCTATCTGGACGCTGATGCTGGTGCTGGTGATCCTGATGGGCATCCACCACCCGCCCACTTCCGACGACAGCATCGAGCTCGACGACCGCCGCTGGCTGATCGGCGTGGCGTCGCTGTCGATCCCGATCCTCTGCTTCCCGCTGCTCGGGATCAAGACCTAG